A window from Candidatus Nitrospira neomarina encodes these proteins:
- a CDS encoding TadE/TadG family type IV pilus assembly protein, which produces MNSLIRSFRKLMSPCQTESGISAVEVGATMLVFLTALFAVAEMGWFFVHQNTLTSAVREGIRIGTVGATSVDGNGNALSRENSIKQAIQQSASTVMDIDPSDILIFPVDADWTDPDDPAVMAAASAGGAGAFMRVRVNFTHQFFTQLIGGLFGPGDSVVMSSEGTYRNENFILGGGGS; this is translated from the coding sequence ATGAACAGCTTGATCAGGTCTTTTCGGAAACTGATGTCTCCATGCCAGACCGAATCGGGAATCTCGGCGGTGGAAGTGGGAGCGACCATGCTGGTGTTTCTCACCGCTCTCTTTGCCGTAGCGGAAATGGGTTGGTTTTTTGTGCACCAGAACACCCTCACTTCTGCAGTACGAGAGGGCATTCGTATTGGAACCGTTGGCGCGACTTCAGTCGATGGCAATGGGAATGCCTTATCCCGTGAAAATTCAATTAAACAAGCGATTCAACAAAGCGCCTCGACAGTCATGGATATTGACCCTTCAGATATTTTGATTTTCCCCGTCGATGCCGATTGGACCGATCCTGATGATCCGGCAGTGATGGCAGCGGCAAGCGCCGGTGGTGCCGGAGCCTTTATGCGAGTCCGGGTAAATTTCACCCATCAATTTTTCACTCAATTGATTGGAGGGTTATTTGGACCAGGCGATTCCGTTGTCATGTCGTCCGAGGGGACCTACCGCAATGAAAATTTCATCTTAGGAGGCGGGGGGTCATGA
- a CDS encoding TadE/TadG family type IV pilus assembly protein: MMTSFIQRGRNEQGTASIELAFSLMLFLFVAFGIVEYGSIINERNALTQLAREGASLASRNLTTNQNMMDLLGSTDNALDFKNYPSKYHIYLAQITAGTVANNNPTCTVVEQGGLNGSGVAAPALPNCDLPQNLYDYLVYVPGTGATVQQFTVLKVYYEHDPITPLGALATQIGWGAGTVGNSVTLFSQAIF; the protein is encoded by the coding sequence ATGATGACATCATTTATACAGAGGGGGCGGAATGAACAGGGCACCGCTTCCATCGAACTCGCCTTTTCCCTCATGCTTTTTCTCTTCGTCGCGTTTGGAATTGTTGAATATGGAAGCATCATCAACGAACGCAACGCACTCACACAACTAGCCAGAGAGGGCGCAAGCTTAGCTTCACGAAACCTCACAACCAATCAGAACATGATGGATCTTCTCGGGTCCACCGACAATGCACTGGATTTTAAAAATTATCCATCCAAATATCATATTTACTTAGCCCAAATCACCGCCGGGACCGTCGCAAACAATAACCCTACCTGTACGGTCGTTGAACAAGGAGGCTTAAACGGCTCAGGCGTAGCGGCACCAGCACTTCCGAATTGTGATTTGCCACAAAATCTTTACGACTATTTGGTCTATGTTCCCGGCACCGGGGCAACAGTACAACAATTTACCGTGTTAAAGGTCTATTATGAACATGACCCGATTACCCCTCTCGGGGCATTAGCTACGCAAATTGGATGGGGGGCAGGCACTGTGGGGAATAGTGTGACCTTGTTTAGCCAAGCGATTTTTTGA